In a single window of the Zea mays cultivar B73 chromosome 5, Zm-B73-REFERENCE-NAM-5.0, whole genome shotgun sequence genome:
- the LOC100273131 gene encoding sucrose transporter BoSUT1, with protein MNGDGSKEDANRRLEWATLNMERAVVVSETTKGDGNGNAGRKAPISIVRLFLACMVSGGIQYGWALQLSLLSPYSQTLGISHSYVSLTWICGPIAGFVVQPIVGYYSDRCTSKMGRRRPFILAGCIIICLSVLVIGFSADIGRRLGDTKEHCSTFTGSRWSAAAVYIVGFWFLDFANNTVQGPARAMMADLAAGQHGPNVGQAIFSLWMALGSVLGYLSGANAKWHDWLPWLKTAACCDACANLKGAFLTAVVLIIISMSVTLWLAGEERLDKESVDTSGGACSAFMDLFKSLKNLPPAMFSVLAVTAVTWLSWFPFFQYNTDWMGREIFHGEPQGSGSKADLYEAGVREGAIGLLFCSVALGVTSFFIPRLCRKLTSRVVWSVSSLMVFVLMTAMVVLGMVSMKGYRPSLAASLSGPDHSFKGGALAIFALIGIPQAVLYSVPWAVASEVATEDGGGQGLTIGVLNIAIVLPQLVIALGAGPIDGAFNKGNTPAFGIGAAFALICAVLALILLPKTRGVSNATVMAGGH; from the exons ATGAACGGTGACGGCAGCAAGGAGGACGCCAACAGGCGCCTCGAGTGGGCCACCTTGAACATGGAGCGCGCCGTCGTCGTGAGCGAGACGACGAAGGGCGACGGCAATGGCAATGCAGGCCGGAAGGCGCCGATAAGCATCGTCCGGCTCTTCTTGGCCTGCATGGTCTCCGGCGGCATCCAGTACGGCTGGGCGCTGCAGCTCTCCCTCCTCTCGCCCTACTCTCAG ACTCTTGGGATCTCGCACAGCTACGTGTCTCTGACATGGATCTGCGGGCCTATCGCCGGATTTGTG GTGCAACCCATCGTGGGCTACTACAGCGACCGGTGCACCTCGAAGATGGGCCGGAGGAGGCCCTTCATCCTCGCGGGATGCATCATCATCTGCCTCTCT gtGTTGGTGATCGGGTTCTCGGCGGACATCGGGCGGCGCCTCGGCGACACCAAGGAGCACTGCAGTACGTTCACCGGCTCCCGCTGGTCCGCCGCCGCCGTCTACATTGTCGGATTCTGGTTCCTCGACTTCGCCAACAACACGGTCCAGGGACCGGCTCGCGCGATGATGGCCGACCTGGCCG CTGGACAGCACGGCCCCAACGTTGGCCAGGCGATCTTCTCCCTGTGGATGGCCCTCGGCAGCGTGCTTGGATACTTGTCCGGCGCCAACGCGAAATGGCACGA CTGGCTCCCTTGGCTGAAAACCGCGGCGTGCTGCGATGCCTGCGCCAACCTCAAGGGCGCCTTCTTGACTGCGGTG GTCCTCATTATAATCAGCATGTCTGTCACCTTGTGGCTCGCCGGCGAGGAGCGGCTCGACAAGGAAAGCGTCGACACCTCCGGCGGCGCGTGCTCTGCGTTCATGGATCTCTTCAAGAGCCTCAAGAACCTCCCCCCTGCCATGTTCAGCGTGCTCGCCGTCACGGCCGTCACATGG CTCTCGTGGTTCCCCTTCTTCCAGTACAACACCGACTGGATGGGCCGGGAGATCTTCCACGGCGAGCCGCAGGGCTCGGGCAGCAAGGCGGACCTGTACGAAGCCGGCGTCCGCGAGGGCGCCATCGGCCTCCTCTTCTGCTCCGTCGCGCTCGGCGTCACCTCCTTCTTCATCCCCAGGCTGTGCCGGAAGCTCACGTCTCGGGTCGTCTGGTCCGTCAGCAGCCTGATGGTGTTCGTCCTCATGACGGCCATGGTCGTCCTCGGCATGGTCTCCATGAAGGGCTACAGGCCCTCGCTCGCCGCCTCCCTCTCTGGCCCCGACCACTCGTTCAAGGGCGGCGCCCTCGCCATCTTCGCGCTCATCGGCATCCCTCAGGCC GTGCTCTACAGCGTGCCTTGGGCCGTGGCGTCTGAGGTTGCCACCGAGGACGGCGGTGGTCAAGGTCTCACCATTGGCGTCCTCAACATTGCAATCGTCCTTCCACAG CTGGTGATCGCGCTGGGCGCAGGCCCCATCGACGGCGCCTTCAACAAAGGAAACACCCCGGCCTTCGGCATCGGCGCCGCCTTCGCCCTTATCTGCGCGGTCCTGGCGCTCATCCTCCTCCCAAAGACGAGAGGCGTCTCCAACGCCACCGTCATGGCCGGCGGGCACTGA